TGACAGAATAACACCCGTAGTAAAACAACTCTTAATTGCCAACGTAGTTGTTTTTATATTATCCAACCTTGCAGATCAGTTTTTTTTCTCAAACTTTGCATTCTTCAACCCCATACTTCCGAACAACGAACAGCTTTTCAATCCAAATTTTAAAATTTGGCAAGTGGTTACTTACATGTTTATGCATGGCGGTGTAGGTCATATATTTAGTAACATGTTTGGTCTATTTATCTTTGGGTCAACGCTTGAAACCTTCATGGGCTCTAAGAAGTTTTTGATATACTACCTTATAACAGGCGTGGGTGCTGCCCTTTTAAACTCCATGCTTAATACGTATGAAATGTCTCAGTTGATAACAAACTCTGAGCCTTACTGGAGACAGGCTGTCACACCAATGGTAGGTGCGTCTGGAGCCATTTTTGGAATATTGGTCGCCTTTGGCGTATTGTTCCCAAATGTAGAATTGATGCTTTTATTCTTCCCTTTCCCTATTAAAGCAAAATATTTTGTAATTTTATATGGTCTCTATGAGCTTTACGCTGGTTCAACCGGACTTCAGCAAGGCGTTGCACATTTTGCACATATAGGAGGCTTGATAACGGGCTTTGTTTTATTAAAGTTTTTTGGCTTTGACGAGCGTCAGGGTAATAATTTTCGTAGATGGTAATAAGTACATTATTTGCATGACAGGAAATGGGAAGTATAAGAGATGACATAAGGCAAGCTTTTAGTAGAGGCAACGGCACTAGTGTTCAGTTAATACTGATAAACGCTTTTGTTTTTGCAGGCTACTTCTTGGTTAAACTTATTCTCTCCATGACTCCAGAGACTAGTCAGCTAGTAGCTGGTATTAACCAAAACATATACCTAAATGCAGAGCTCTCTGAGCTAATACTCCACCCTTGGAGCATCTTAACCTTTGGTTTTGTCAATGCCTCATTCTTTTCTTTTCTATTTAACTGCATAGCCTTGTACTGGTTTGGCTTTTTAGTTCAAGACTTTTTAGGAAACAGAAAGCTGGTCAACATTTACCTTTTGGGTTACATTTTCGCTGGAATTTCCTATATCATATTCTATAACCTTATAGGAATGTCGGAGTCCACTATTAGTATGTCGGCTCTAGCTCCTGGTGCCACGGCAGCGGTTTACTCCGTTATGTTTGCCACCATTACGCTTATCCCTGATTATGAGCTGTTCCTATTTAGAAGGTTCAGTATTAAAATAAAATACCTCGCTGTCACCTTTTTGGTATTCTCTTTTATGACTCCTGATGCTGGATTGATGAACTTGGGAGGTGCTTTTCTTGGCTATTTATACATCAAACTGCTTAGAACTGGAGTTGACTTAGGTTCACCTTTTGAAGCTTTCCAAGAATGGCTGAGCAGCTTAACTAAACCTAAGGAGGCTTCTAAAAACTTCAAAGCCAAGAAGTTTAGCCACTCTACCGTGGGTCAATCTATGGCTTACCATAATACTGAAGAAACAGATTACGCTTCAGATCAAGAAGAAGTGGATGCACTCCTTGATAAGATAGGAACCTCTGGCTATAAGAGCCTTACTCTGGAGGAAAAGGAGCGACTCTACAAGGCTTCCCAAAGCGACAAGCTCTAGCTTTTTTATCTAGCGGCATCCGTATCCTATGGTTTCTTCGTACATTTGCCACACTCACTAGAAAGCCCCTATATGTTTATTGAGCCTGGTAAATTATTAAACAAAGTAAATAGTCCTGAAGAACTCAGGAAACTGAGTAAAGACCAGTTACCACAATTTTGTGATGAACTTCGTCAATATATCATTGACACGGTTTCTATCCATGGTGGGCATTTTGGTGCCAGCTTAGGGGTAGTAGAGCTCACTACCGCATTACATTACGTATTTAATACTCCTGATGACAAACTAGTATGGGATGTAGGCCACCAAGCCTATGGTCATAAAATCATTACAGAAAGAAGAGATTCTTTTTATACCAATCGTGTTTATGGCGGCCTTTCTGGTTTCCCTAAGATATCAGAAAGCAAGTATGACGCTTTTGGTGTAGGGCATTCGTCCACATCCATTTCTGCCGCTTTAGGAATGGCCGTTGGCTCAAATCACAATGGTGACAAAAATGCTCAGCACATAGCTATTATAGGCGATGGAGCATTAACCGCAGGACTTGCCTTTGAAGGCATGAACCATGCAGGCTCTTTAAAAGACGCTAACATACTCATTATTCTCAATGACAACTGTATGTCTATTGACCCTAATGTAGGGGCTCTTAGAGAGTATTTGACAGATATTACTACCTCAAAATCTTACAACAAGGTTAAAGAGGATGTTTGGAATCTTTTAGGCAAAATGAGCCATTTTGGCAAAAGTGCTAGAGAGATAGTTCAAAAAATAGAAAATGCCATGAAGGGTGCTGTTCTTGGAAACAGCAATTTCTTTGAAGCATTAAACTTAAGATATTTTGGCCCTGTGGATGGTCACGACATTGACCACATGGTGCATGTCATGGAAGACCTCAAAAACATTCCTGGCCCAAAAATATTACACTGTATTACCAAAAAGGGCAAAGGCTATGAGCCTGCCGAAAAAGACCAAACAAAATGGCATGCTCCAGGTCTTTTTGATAAACTTACTGGTGAAATAAAACAAGTAGCTTCTCCTACTCCGCAACCTCCAAAATACCAAGTTGTTTTTGGAAAAACGATAGTAGAATTAGCAGAAAAGAACAGTAAAATAGTAGGTGTTACACCTGCCATGCCTTCTGGCTCCTCCTTAAATATTATGATGGACGCTATGCCAGATAGAGCATTTGATGTAGCTATAGCAGAGCAGCACGCCGTAACTTTCTCCGCCGGAATGGCCACGAAAGGACTGACCGTTTTCTGTAATATATACTCCACATTTATGCAGCGTGCTTATGACCAAGTCATTCACGATGTATGTTTACAGGGCTTACCTGTCATTTTCTGTTTAGACAGAGCTGGCTTTGCTGGTGCAGATGGACCAACGCACCACGGTGCCTATGATTTGGCTTTTATGCGTTGCATACCAAACATGATAGTATCGGCTCCGATGAACGAGGAAGAGCTAAGAAACTTGATGTTTACTGCTCAATCTGACAAAATTCAGTCTGGGAAAGATGCTTTCACCATTAGATACCCAAGAGGAAAGGGTGTGATGGTAGACTGGAAGCTTCCTATGCAAGAAATAGAAGTAGGAAAAGGCAGAAAACTTAAAGATGGTGAGGACATCGCCATATTGAGCATTGGCCATATTGGAAACGATGCTTTAAAGGCAGCCAACGAACTGGAGAAAGAAGGTTTATCTGTAGCACATTACGACCTTCGTTTTGTGAAACCTTTAGACGAAGAAGTGCTTCATGAAGTATTCTCCAAATTCTCAAAAGTAATAACCGTAGAAGACGGCTGCTTACAAGGTGGCATGGGCTCGGCTGTTTTAGAGTTTATGATAGACCATGGCTATACCGCACAAGTAAAACGCTTAGGCATACCTGACAGGCTGGTAGAGCACGGCGAACAAGCTGAGCTTCAGGCAGAATGCGGTTTTGACAAAGAAGGCATTCAAAAAGCTTGTCTGGCTATGCTTGCTGCTAAAACCTTGGCCTAATTTGAGATGCTTCACTTACAATCCGTAAGTTTAAGAAACCTTCCAGAAGAAGAGGAATTCCCTTTTACGCTTCCACTTATCAAAGATTTGGAGCCTATAATATTCAATAAGAACATCACGTTTTTTGTTGGTGAAAATGGTGCAGGAAAATCAACCATTCTAGAAGCCATAGCTTATAAACTGAATGTACCAGTGGCAGGTACAGCCAGCGTAGAACTAGACCCAATGTTAGAAAATGCCAGAAAGCTTGGCAAATACCTAAGCGTAAGGCAAGCCTCAAAATCGTCTCGTGGTTTCTTTCTTAGAGCTGAAGACTTCATAGGTTTTGTGAAGAATATTCAAAGACAAATAGCCGAGCTTACTTCCGAAATAACAGAAATAGAAGATACTTGGACCGTCGGAGACATCAATTTAGCAACCAAATACATCAAAGAAGAACGCCAAGAGCTTATAAACCGCTACGGCGAAAACCTAGACGCTATGAGTCATGGCGAAGGCTTCCTAAAGTTCTTTCTTTCTAGAATAACTGGCAAAGGCGTTTACCTTATAGATGAGCCGGAAGCTGCCCTATCTCCTACTCGCTTACTATCCTTAATTTCACTAATTCGTCAAAAAGTAAATGATGTGGATGCTCAGTTTATAATAGCCACGCATTCCCCCATCATCATGGCCATCCCAGAAGCCGAAATCCTACATTTTAAAGATGGTAAAATAGCTCCTATCGCATACGAGGAGACAGAGCATTACCAATTGACCAAGAGCTTCTTGGAGAATCCTGGGGTTTATTTGAGGGAGTTGTAAAATCAATGATTATTCAGTTGACTCCAAGAATCGTAATCACCTTCGAGTAAGAAGTGATTAATTCTTTTGGCCTTTATATTAAGTTCCTTATTAGACCTCTTTAAAAAGTATTCACCAATACCCTTCGATATCGTTATTGCTTCCTCACTACATTTGCAATTTGGAGGTATTTTAGATAAAATGTTTACAGCCTTAATCATCTGAAATTCAACACCAGAAACGCTTAATACTTTTAACTTATTAAAATTTTCATCACAGTACTTATTGCCGTATTCAACTAGGATTTTCTCTTTTGCAGCCTCCAATTTTATTTTGCAACTTTTATCACTTGTTTGAGATATAGCTTCATTAAGCCTCATAATCCCTTCTATGGTTACCTCATCTTGATACCTAGTGAGAATAACATCACAATTTAATCCTGAATATTTCTCACTAAATACCGTCAGCTCTTCTAAAACCATACCTACCACACCCATTTCTGCCATCTCTAAAATCAGGTCTTTTACTATTTGATACTTATTAGAAGCAGATACAGGAATTTCATAAGTAACAATTGTGTCTTTTTTCGAAGAGCGAAGTCCCAATTCAAAGGACACTTTTACCACTCCTTTATATAGCAAGTTTATACCTTCAATACTATAAACTTTCGAGTAATCCATCGTGGGTTTTATCTCAACCGTTGATTTAGAGTCTAGCTTGTATTCCTTCGCTATCTCCGTATTTAAAAATGTATTGACATACCCATCGTAAAATTCTGTATTTGTTGCCATTTTGACATAGTCTATAGTCTTCTGGGCATTTGCTGTTGACAATAATAAAAATAAAGAAAGAGTTAAAAGTCTAGTCATTATTGTATTGTTAAAGTAATGCTATTTCCTACAACGGTAGTTGAGGCTTTAATTTCATTAGTTCTCAAAAACCTTCTCAAATCCAAAGCAAATTTGGTGCTACGAAAAGAGTTTCCATTATCGTCTTTGTAAGGTACTTTTATTTGATCGAAGGTCATTCTTGTGTCACTTACACCTTGTAGATGATAGTTTCCTTTATAGGCATTATCGGCAATGTACTCCTCTAGTAGGTCACTTAAAAGACTTCCCATGTCATCCACTTCTGTATCCATTTTTAAGTCAGACTCTTCACTCACTCCTCCATTTAAAGTAATAGTAAGTCCATTCTCCCTTATGTCTTCAAACTTCTCTGATATAGTAGTCAAAAGATTTGGCACCTCTTCATCTACAGCCTTGACAATAAGCTTTTCATAATTTTCGGTATAAAATTTTGGAGAAATTGAGACCTTATTTGCGTAGGATTCACCAGAAAAAGCATTAAAAGCTGACATCAAAACGGTTACACTATTTCCAGAATTACTTCTGTTTATGTTTGCTTCTACTTCTATGTAAATATCTGCTCCAGAAATTGCAATTATATCATCTTTAAGAGATGTTTTCTGTTCGGACTGTAAAGCCTCTGCATTACCCAATTGCTTTAATTTAGCTCTGAAATCTATCGTATTTACACCTCGTTGATCAAAAGCATCCTTCACCTTGGTAATGGCCACCCTCAGCCACTCATTGTGCTCATAATTTACTCTAAGATCTGCCCCCTTAGGAGTAAAGGGAATTACCATTATTGTTGGTTGTAAATTACTTTGACTGTCATCTTGGGCAAACCCAACACTTGCTACACATAAAACTAAAGCAAGGAATATTTTAAATCTCATAATCCGAATTTTTTAATAATTTCATTCTCTTCTAAATATTTTCTAAGTGCTTTCACATCAACCTCTACCTCGACCGTTACTAAATGCCCTCCAGAACCACTTTCGTCGTCAACAATTAAAGACTTAGTGATAAACCTCTCTGGCCCTAAATTAAAAGCTAGATCATTTAGCGTATTTTCAAAAGCAAGTTTACTCTCTAATTCGTTTTTTATTAAAGGATTCTCTGATGGCGAATTTGCGACTCCTTTATATAACAAATTTTCAATCGCAGATACTGTCGCAAAGTAAGCTGCGTCTTGCGTACTCGAACCAAAATTCTGGCTATTAAAGCTTTGCAACAGCCCTTTAGACGCCACATAGCTTACCTTCCCATTTCTACTGTACTCAATACTTTTTTGCGATGTAACTTTTTTCGAGCAAGACATATTTAGCAAAAAAAGGACAAACCAAAATGAGATTATTTCTTTTTTCATTCCTCTTATAATTTATACTCCAGAACTACCTTAGCTCCAGAATTTTTCATTTCCAATAACTCTTTGTTCCCTTTTTGAACATAAAGGTTGCCTAGGTGCTTGTTTACTTCTGACCTAATATATCCTTCTCCTACTAAAATATTTCTCGACATTTTTTTGCCACCTACTGTCTCTTCTTGCTGCTTATAAATTAAAATTCTTTCTCCTAGAATCACCCCAAAAGGGTTATAAACACGAACTTCTTTGACAGTCTTCTTTTTCACATTGGTATACTCAAAGATTTCCATCTCTTTATTAAACGTGTTTAAAAAAATAGTTTTTATGACAACTGGCGAAGTTGACGCTGAAAACTTAAACCCTAATATTTTACCTTCTTTAGACTCTGCCCCAATTATCCTTCCGGTCTCAATATCTGTGCTGGTTAACTTATCGTCCTCAATTGAAAATAAATATCTCACTCCAAGCATTTTATAATAATCGTCGTTTGAAAAATTGTCGATGTTCTTTTCTGATTTCAACAACTCTCTGAAATAACGAAATTCAAAGTCTGCTCTTTCCAAAACTCTAATTGAAGGTACCGCTGCTAAATTTAACTCTAAGTTCATAAAGCAGTTAATGCATTTCTTTTTTACCGCTACAGTTTGAATTTCAGCATTTCCAATTTCCCTAACTTTATTATTTAAGACCGACTCATTATTCGTAATAATGACTTGGGCGTCGTTCAATATTAATTCTGCAAGTCTTTTTTGATTCCCAAACATTGCCAACTTAAGTTCTGAGCCAGTAGAATCAATGCTTTCAACTTTAAAAGTATATCCTTTATCATAAGAAACATGTTCTCCAAATTTTTGTATTTCATAAAAGTCGATATAATCACTAGTCGAATAGCCATCCTTTGTACTTAAATCCGACTTAACGAATTTTACTTTATCTTCAACAATACCATCCTTTTTAATAGTGAAGTATTTGTGGTCAAGAACCTCCTGAGCATAATAAAACCTTCTTACGCAGTACGAAGAATACTCTTTAAAAGCTGCAACCTTTCTCTCATAAATTTTCTGCTTATATTTCTCATACGCTTTTTTCTCAGCTTCTTCAAAACCCCTGTTATTAAGACGCATAAATGATGGGTCTGCACTAAAAGCCTCTTTAAAGTTAATCGAAACATCAAATCTTCCGCTCCCTCTATTGGAAGCCACAAGCTCATCCGACGATGTATTTAAAGCAAATTGCGTTAAGTATAGGATTTCGGTTGATTTTAAATCAACTATTTTAAGCTTCAAGTCAAGCTCTGGCCTTATTGGGTAGAAAGCAGAAACGGTTTTTCCTGTTGAGTCTGTAACCAACTGTAAAATAGGACGGTTTTCTACTTCAGAGTAAAGTTCAATAAACATTAATTTGTTTACAGGGTTAGTTCCGTCATTCCCTACTGGTGTAAGTTTCTTGCCTTCTTCCCAATCATAATAAAACATTTCTTGATTAGAATTAAGACGTTTAAAAGCTTTAAAATCATCTGTAATAATGGAATTAAAACTTGAATTTTCGTTTGCCGAAATTAAAACGGCCAAACCTTGCTTCTGTGCAATTGAAGTAAAGCTTATCAAAAAAAGAAGTAGGGATGTTTGTATATATTTCTTCATCATTAGTCTATTATTAATCTTCCAAAAACAGCAGTCTTGTCATTTAACGATTTCATTATTGATTCTTCTCCTTCTTCCACCTCCATTGTGCAAAAATTATCGTCCTCCACACTTATAACTTGAGCTAAGCCAATTACGTTTTGCCTTTGAAGTACTTTTGCACCAACTTTTTCCTCTACATTTTCATAAATCTCAAAAAGATACCCTTCTCTCACATTTAAGTTTTTACCCGCTGCCACCAATAGCTCCTTTGCCTTATCTTTTTTAAATTTAGTAGCTCTTAGTACTGGAATCTGCTCATCAAAACTTTTTGCATTCAAGTCTAACAGCAGAACCAAAAGCTGCAGATCCATATTTTTAACTCCCCAAAAGTTTGCATCAAGTTTTCTCGATACTGAGCCAATATTTTTTGACTCCTGAACATCAAATATCCCAATAGTCAACACACTTTCTGCAATATCATACTTGCTCGCCACGATATAATCAAGGCCTTCTTTCTTACTCTGAGACACCACATAACCATCCATGAAATCTTCACTTTTTTGAAGCTCCATTTCATCGTTAATTAATTGTAAGTTTTGTCTATCAATTGTTATAAAAGCTGGATTACTGGAATAAAAGTCTACTATTTTAGACACCATGCCCTGCGTTGAGATTCCAGCTAAGGCTAAATTTTTATACATCTTCAATGACGAAGAATAGCCTTGAACTCTCAATACGCCTATTCTCTTTTGAGCATTTACTGAAGTTAAAAAAGTCAGTAAAACAACTACAGTTAAAAATCTGAATTTCATTTATTATTATTTTATTAAAAAGGATACTAAATATTAAAGAAAGGCCTAGATGCCTACCAAAACATGTCAACAATCCCATAAAGCCTTAAAGGAAAATGTGGTAAACTTGGGTTGTCATAATGATTCATTAAAATTTCGGGGAGTGCTTTATCTAAACATTTGCTGTCCAGAATTTATTTTTCTACTGAAAAGTGGTTTGTGGATATTTATTATGTATTTCTGTTTCACAAAGTTAATCGATTAGTTTTTTCAGACAACATTGGTTTAAATAAACACCTCATTGACACTAAAATGTTAGTTCAAAAAAAATGATAGACATTTCAAAGAATTAATAAAACAAAAGATGTGCCATCCTCAATAACATAAAAAAGTCCCATCATCATGGCCATCCCTGAAGCCGAAATACTACATTTTAAAGATGGTAAAATAGCTCCTATCGCATACGAGGAGACAGATCATTATCAATTGACTAAGAGCTTTTTGGAGAATCCTGGGATTTATTTGAGGGAGCTTTAACAAGCTCATTAAAAACCTTACCAAATTTATTGCTCAAACAAATAGCATTTTAAAAACAAAATTCTGTAGACTTTTAACTCTGCAGTTGAAAAGTTGTCACATTCGTGTAAATTAGCTTACAAAAAACTATCGCCATGAATTCAAGAAGATCGTTTATTAGAAAAGCCACCGCCATAAGTGCCATCCCAACGCTTAGTTCCTTCGTTAATTTGACCCAACCAAGGCTTGAAGAGATTCAAAAAGAAGCTTTGAAGAAGTCGCCCACTGAACTAGCAGAAGACGAAGACTTTTGGTCTTTCATCAAACAATCTTACACCGTATCTCCGCAAATAATCAACCTAAACAATGGCGGAGTAAGCCCTTCGCCCAAACCCGTGCAAGACTCCCTAGAGAGGCTTAATCATTATGCCAATGAATGTCCCTCTTATTATATGTGGGGCATTATGGACCAAGGTAGAGAACCTCTTAGAGAAAATATCGCAAAATTTGCTGGGGTTTCTCCTGAAGAAATTGCCTTTAACAGAAATACCACTGAGGCACTAGATACCATTATTTTAGGCATGCCGCTGCAGAAAGGTGATGAGGTCATT
This sequence is a window from Arcticibacterium luteifluviistationis. Protein-coding genes within it:
- a CDS encoding rhomboid family intramembrane serine protease; the encoded protein is MFDRITPVVKQLLIANVVVFILSNLADQFFFSNFAFFNPILPNNEQLFNPNFKIWQVVTYMFMHGGVGHIFSNMFGLFIFGSTLETFMGSKKFLIYYLITGVGAALLNSMLNTYEMSQLITNSEPYWRQAVTPMVGASGAIFGILVAFGVLFPNVELMLLFFPFPIKAKYFVILYGLYELYAGSTGLQQGVAHFAHIGGLITGFVLLKFFGFDERQGNNFRRW
- a CDS encoding rhomboid family intramembrane serine protease, whose product is MGSIRDDIRQAFSRGNGTSVQLILINAFVFAGYFLVKLILSMTPETSQLVAGINQNIYLNAELSELILHPWSILTFGFVNASFFSFLFNCIALYWFGFLVQDFLGNRKLVNIYLLGYIFAGISYIIFYNLIGMSESTISMSALAPGATAAVYSVMFATITLIPDYELFLFRRFSIKIKYLAVTFLVFSFMTPDAGLMNLGGAFLGYLYIKLLRTGVDLGSPFEAFQEWLSSLTKPKEASKNFKAKKFSHSTVGQSMAYHNTEETDYASDQEEVDALLDKIGTSGYKSLTLEEKERLYKASQSDKL
- the dxs gene encoding 1-deoxy-D-xylulose-5-phosphate synthase, coding for MFIEPGKLLNKVNSPEELRKLSKDQLPQFCDELRQYIIDTVSIHGGHFGASLGVVELTTALHYVFNTPDDKLVWDVGHQAYGHKIITERRDSFYTNRVYGGLSGFPKISESKYDAFGVGHSSTSISAALGMAVGSNHNGDKNAQHIAIIGDGALTAGLAFEGMNHAGSLKDANILIILNDNCMSIDPNVGALREYLTDITTSKSYNKVKEDVWNLLGKMSHFGKSAREIVQKIENAMKGAVLGNSNFFEALNLRYFGPVDGHDIDHMVHVMEDLKNIPGPKILHCITKKGKGYEPAEKDQTKWHAPGLFDKLTGEIKQVASPTPQPPKYQVVFGKTIVELAEKNSKIVGVTPAMPSGSSLNIMMDAMPDRAFDVAIAEQHAVTFSAGMATKGLTVFCNIYSTFMQRAYDQVIHDVCLQGLPVIFCLDRAGFAGADGPTHHGAYDLAFMRCIPNMIVSAPMNEEELRNLMFTAQSDKIQSGKDAFTIRYPRGKGVMVDWKLPMQEIEVGKGRKLKDGEDIAILSIGHIGNDALKAANELEKEGLSVAHYDLRFVKPLDEEVLHEVFSKFSKVITVEDGCLQGGMGSAVLEFMIDHGYTAQVKRLGIPDRLVEHGEQAELQAECGFDKEGIQKACLAMLAAKTLA
- a CDS encoding AAA family ATPase, coding for MLHLQSVSLRNLPEEEEFPFTLPLIKDLEPIIFNKNITFFVGENGAGKSTILEAIAYKLNVPVAGTASVELDPMLENARKLGKYLSVRQASKSSRGFFLRAEDFIGFVKNIQRQIAELTSEITEIEDTWTVGDINLATKYIKEERQELINRYGENLDAMSHGEGFLKFFLSRITGKGVYLIDEPEAALSPTRLLSLISLIRQKVNDVDAQFIIATHSPIIMAIPEAEILHFKDGKIAPIAYEETEHYQLTKSFLENPGVYLREL
- a CDS encoding DUF6175 family protein; its protein translation is MRFKIFLALVLCVASVGFAQDDSQSNLQPTIMVIPFTPKGADLRVNYEHNEWLRVAITKVKDAFDQRGVNTIDFRAKLKQLGNAEALQSEQKTSLKDDIIAISGADIYIEVEANINRSNSGNSVTVLMSAFNAFSGESYANKVSISPKFYTENYEKLIVKAVDEEVPNLLTTISEKFEDIRENGLTITLNGGVSEESDLKMDTEVDDMGSLLSDLLEEYIADNAYKGNYHLQGVSDTRMTFDQIKVPYKDDNGNSFRSTKFALDLRRFLRTNEIKASTTVVGNSITLTIQ